The sequence below is a genomic window from Paroedura picta isolate Pp20150507F chromosome 12, Ppicta_v3.0, whole genome shotgun sequence.
CTTCCTTGTGTTCCTTAAAACTCGCCTGCATTCATTTCTGCTGCAGTTGGGAAGTCACTACAGTCTCCaggggaatatttatttataacccactttgGGGAGACTGCTAAAGTAGACTGGGATTGCTACacggaagaaggcaatggcaaaccacctctgctcatctcttgcctagaaTGCCTTGGTAtcgccatgagttggctgtgactcAACGGCACATATTTTAAATTCAGTAGTTCTGAGGATCAAACTGAAGGGGGAATCCTGAAATCCTTAAAGAAAGCCGGAATAGAAGTCTCATAATCAGCATTTCAAATAGTGCTTTTCAAGACTTCTTTACAGTGAGTGAGGCAAAGAGACTGGAATACTTTTGCCGTGTAGTGTTGAACTAGAAACTTTAAAGTCCAGTACTGCATAGTTAACTCTAATCTAAGTTCATTAAAATTAAGTAACTGCCAAGGGTTGCCCTGACAATTGATTTGTCTGGCTGTAGTACAAGAATAGTTTCCATGCTGTAGTTCTGATACACTGTTTATGAATTCATTAGTTTACTACTTTTCAGCAGAGTTCTTTTAAAATGATGTTCTTGGGTTATTACTCACTTTTACCCATTTACTTTCTTGACTATACAATATTAGGAAAAGATAACTTAAGAATTGATTTAGTCATGTGTCCCTTTCTCACTGGTTATACACAGGTTCCAAAAGATCCGATAATGAGGCGTGTATACGAACTTAATCAGCTCACTCGACAGCTACAGCGGGTTCATCCTAATGTGCTGGCCAAGGCCCTCAAAAAAGGGATCGTGCACCAGAATAAAGAGATTGTAGTGATTAACAAACCATATGGCCTTCCTGTACACGGTGAGAGAAATGCAGTATTTGCTTCACTATCTTTATTTGTGCATTTAATATGCTTTTCTTCACTAGAAGTTGGGGAAAAGCGAATCCTCACCCACAGTAACCAGGAAACATGAAATACAAAATATAGGTTACCTAAGACACAAGTGCTAGCCATCAGAGTGTGGGTGGGGTCTCTGCATGAGTTTGGATAGAACAGATAACAAGATAGAACCCATATTTTCCACAGACATATACTCCCTTCTAGCAGACAGCTTCcggtggggtgtgtgtgcattTCTTTCCCACAGAGGGAGGCAGACACTCTCCTTTAAGATGccagtcaaagctctcttccGCAGGCTGGTTAATCTGGAGGGTCGCCCTAACCATCCAGATGTTTATATCCACCTCTTGAGCATTAGGCCTGTGGTGGTTTGATAAGAGCTCGCACATGAAACTTGCCTGTTTCAAAGATCTGCAATGGCTGTTCCAACATTAAATATGGATTCATTCTGGGGAGTTGGATTACACTGATTAAAAATCTCTTTTGAAAAGTATATGACAAGGATGGTTTCTGCTTTCTCCTCCCAGGTGGTCCTGGGGTTAAAACTTGTATTACAGATGTGCTGCCAATCTTGGCCAAGATGTTGGATGGCATGAAAGCCGAGCCCCTGCACCTTTGTCACCGGCTGGACAAAGAGACAACGGGTGTGATGGTGCTGGCGCGGGATCAGGACATCGCACGTAGAATCCAAGAGCTGTTCAGAACCCGACAAGTGGGAAAGAAATACTGGTAGGGGCAATCCTAGTAGTGTTCATCTTGTTTTGTTCTTGAAAAGCTCTGGTCTTCTGCTTTGCATGAGAAAAATCCCAGGttgaatccccagcatctccggttGGAAGGACTAGTAGCAGCTGATGCATAAGACATCTGCTTGAGAGCCTGAGGAGCTGCTGTCagcctgagtagataatactgatctTGAATTTGAGTTTATTATTAAATACTGCATAATGCCAGCCATTCTTAGATGAAACAAATCCAAACTATGTcgtgtaaaacattttaaaaagattataaTTCCTGATCTACTGACAGATGAAGCAGAGGGGAGGAATCACTTCCTTATATAATTTCCCTAGCCTAATGGCTGTTGAACAAAACTGTCTGCTTACATACCGTGCAATACTGATCTTGGTGGACTGGTACATATAAGGCAGTTATGTGTGTGCATTCAGTGAGCCATGAGTTTGTGTTTTAGAATAAATTTTACAATTTTGGCCTGGTTTTTAATTGTGTAAATGTTTTTATGCTTCAGTGGCGAGGCAACATAAATGTCTTTCAAACAAAGTAATAAGATGCAGTCATTTGTGGGATCAGTGGCAATTGAGAGAAAGCTCCTAGATCACTCGTTCTTCTTGTGAGGAGAGCCTGACTGAGAAGCTTAACTGTCTATTACCTTGGCAGGGCCATCTGCATTGGAAAACCAGAGCCAGCAGATGGAGTGGTGGACATTCCCATTATTGAGAAAGAAGTGGTGAGCCACCAGCCCCACTTCAAAGTGAGTTGGCATCCTTTCAGCACCTGCTTGCTTGTCTGAGCCAGGATTTCTCATAGAGGTGTTTTCTGATATATCCTTTTTGTTCCTAAGTACTTCAGCTTACATTTATTGCTCCAGTGAATCTCAACACAATCAGTACTGCAGCAGCTTCCCCTGATCCAGAACACACTGTATCATACTTGAGTGCTTTTCAGTGTGTATCACTTTCTGGTTGGACCACTATAACTGTACATGTGGTGGACTGTGTTACCCTTGATGTTGCTTGGGGGAGCAAGTGTCCCCAAGGTGAGACGGCCCCTGTCAGGATGTCCTGTAGCACCATATTGTCCAGTCAAGTGTATTGGTTTCATTGCTTAAAGTCACAAGGTCTGTTAACAAGCTCTGCCAAAGTCACTTAATCCAAAGGAAGTATGGATGGGGCTATGTATCCAGGCTGGCATAGGTCAGCCTGCCTGCTGAAAAACTCCTTATTCTCTTGTCTACAGTCCATCTGCTGTGTCCAGGCCTAACTCTTGCCTTTAACTGTCTCTTCCACTATGTCAGTCAAAGAGCACTGAGATCTAGCGAGCAGAAGCTGATCAGGATCCTCAGCCCCAGAGATGTTAAACTGGTCTTAATCAGGGTCAAGACAAGTTCAGCCttggccctagcctggtggaatctTCTACCTAAAAAAATCAGGCTCTTGTGAGACCTCAAACAGTTACTTTGGGCCTGCAggacagctgttctgccaggaaTGTGGTTGAGGCCCTGAACATCAaaatctgctggcctccctgtcctaAATCAACCTAATTAACCCATTGGAGGGCATGTATATTATGGCCCCCCTCTCTTCTCCTGGGAGAAGGAGGTTTTGAGCAAATTAATtctatattttaaagattttttagaattttaaaatgaaGAGTTAATAAATCCCTACTATGTATTTATATGCTCTGCCGAGCCTTTGACGAAGAAGGggagatatataaatataaaaataaataagttgtaCTCCGATGAATCTAGTTCTCTTTCTTCGCCCTAGATGACCCTTGCTCCGAACTATCGCGTTTCCCATGAGGATGGGAAGACATTCAGGATACGCCGGCATAGGGATGCCCATGTAGCAGTGACCCGCTACAGAGTTCTGAGCAGCGCCGCTTCTTGTTCCCTCCTTGAACTCCAGCCAATCACAGGTGAAGCCTTGTGTGGATGGCTCTTTGTTGGGTGACTTCTGTACAGCTTCTTTAGAGGCTCTCAAAAATGTATTATGTGCTCTGAGTCAGGTGGCCTTTTGCTACATTTCACTGATTCACTGGGAGCTTAATGATTTCCTCAGTGACTGCTGCTCATGCTGTATTACTAATGTAGAAATGCTGTCGACTTGGAACATCCTAGTTGATTGTGGAATGTGTGTTTTATTCCAGTAAGTATGCTGTGCCTTTTTAACTACCCACCTGTTAAAATTGACGCCTGTCTGGATTAGCTACTTCCTTTCTAGAGTGGGAGGTCCCCAATGCGATGGCACACACCAGCACCTTTGCTGTCTGCCAAATGTTCTtaaaaagtgggcagggccagataGGGATTTcgcccagcagagcttctgattcgCCATCAGAGATCTCATTGGCTGTACAGATATTGTAGGCGTTGCTTCAAGCAGAGCTGCCACAACAGCACTAGGAATTTCCCCCACATTACTCTGTGTGTATGCCagaaatacttttatttattgttaatttgAAAAGGTGTCTCGTTAAACAGAGCCTCTGCCTGAAATACTGATGTTACTGTTGGAATTGTGCATGACCTAACTGTCtgtcattttgtagttggctttgcatcctacagggggcattttGTAGTTGCACCCACTgtcttgtgtcagaattccaaaggtgcctgcagtcttaaagcagcttgggACCCCTTCTCTAGTGGTAGTGTACATGGAGCCCATTGCAGAGAATGTAGATATCTATGCAATATGTTGTACATTATTGAACTGAAATGCCGTATATTTTTGACTTGTAGTACCAATGGTTATACTGGTCTAAATTActgccaataataaataaatcatgtatGCAAATATACCCAAgatgtagtttaaaaaaaattcccttgtCTTTCCCTCGTGCTCTGTACGCAGGAGTGAAACATCAGATCAGAGTCCATTTGGCTTATGGCTTGGACTGTCCAGTACTTGGGGACCACAAGTACTCACACTGGAACAAGTTGGCACCACAGGTAAAAGATGCATGATGTGAAAAGCCATTGAGGGTGGGATAAAACATCAGTGTATCTCAGCTGCAAAGGTGCAGGTAATTCATGGCCTGGCATAGTCAAATTCTAGAATGCTGGCTGGCATGTTCGCATCCTGTTCtgtttttgattattt
It includes:
- the RPUSD4 gene encoding pseudouridylate synthase RPUSD4, mitochondrial; translation: MAAQGNIAWRVGCFAVKPGGRRLFSQGRGAAAPLTAEQLAEKIRAQNREQKKPPVQVPKDPIMRRVYELNQLTRQLQRVHPNVLAKALKKGIVHQNKEIVVINKPYGLPVHGGPGVKTCITDVLPILAKMLDGMKAEPLHLCHRLDKETTGVMVLARDQDIARRIQELFRTRQVGKKYWAICIGKPEPADGVVDIPIIEKEVVSHQPHFKMTLAPNYRVSHEDGKTFRIRRHRDAHVAVTRYRVLSSAASCSLLELQPITGVKHQIRVHLAYGLDCPVLGDHKYSHWNKLAPQKLPAVLLKRLGLEQVKARYIPLYLHASELTLPEGEEKELRLVCGPPRFFSRSLKRLKLEFPEVK